In the Eptesicus fuscus isolate TK198812 chromosome 12, DD_ASM_mEF_20220401, whole genome shotgun sequence genome, one interval contains:
- the POLR3F gene encoding DNA-directed RNA polymerase III subunit RPC6 isoform X2, whose protein sequence is MAEVKVKLQPPDADPVEIENRIIELCHQFPHGITDQVIQNEMPHIEAQQRAVAINRLLSMGQLDLLRSNTGLLYRIKDSQNAGKMKGSDNQEKLVYQIIEDAGNKGIWSRDIRYKSNLPLTEINKILKNLESKKLIKAVKSVAASKKKVYMLYNLQPDRSVTGGAWYSDQDFESEFVEVLNQQCFKFLQTKAETARESKQNPMIQRNSSFASSHEVWKYICELGISKVELSMEDIETILNTLIYDGKVEMTIIAAKEGTVGSVDGHMKLYRAVNPIIPPTGLVRAPCGLCPVFDDCHEGGEISPSNCIYMTEWLEF, encoded by the exons ATGGCTGAGGTGAAGGTGAAGCTGCAGCCGCCCGACGCGGATCCAGTAGAAATAGAAAACAG GATTATAGAATTATGCCACCAGTTCCCTCACGGAATCACAGACCAAGTTATTCAAAATGAAATGCCTCATATAGAAGCTCAGCAGCGGGCAGTGGCAATCAATAGACTGTTGTCTATG ggtCAGTTGGATCTCTTAAGGAGCAATACAGGCCTTCTGTATAGAATAAAGGATTCTCAGAATGCTGG TAAAATGAAGGGATCAGATAACCAAGAAAAACTAGTATATCAGATCATAGAGGATGCAGGAAATAAAG GAATATGGAGCAGAGACATCCGGTATAAAAGTAATTTGCCATTAACAgaaattaacaaaattttaaagaatttggaaAGTAAAAAGCTTATCAAAGCTGTTAAGTCTGTAGCA GCCTCAAAAAAAAAGGTGTATATGCTCTATAACCTGCAGCCTGACCGGTCTGTGACAGGTGGAGCCTGGTACAGTGACCAGGATTTTGAATCTGAATTTGTAGAGGTGCTTAACCAACAGTGTTTTAAGTTCCTACAAACCAAG GCAGAAACAGCCCGAGAAAGCAAACAGAATCCAATGATACAAAGAAATAGTTCATTTGCTTCATCACACGAAGTGTGGAAATATATCTGTGAATTGGGGATCAGTAAG GTAGAGTTGTCCATGGAGGACATTGAAACTATCTTGAATACACTCATATATGATGGGAAAGTGGAGATGACTATCATCGCTGCAAAGGAAGGCACAGTTGGCAGTGTAGACGGACACATGAAACTGTACAGAGCAGTCAATCCAATCATCCCACCTACGGGCTTGGTCCGGGCCCCCTGTGGACTCTGCCCG gtTTTTGACGACTGCCATGAAGGTGGTGAGATTTCACCATCTAACTGTATTTACATGACAGAATGGCTTGAATTTTAA
- the POLR3F gene encoding DNA-directed RNA polymerase III subunit RPC6 isoform X3 — translation MAEVKVKLQPPDADPVEIENRIIELCHQFPHGITDQVIQNEMPHIEAQQRAVAINRLLSMGQLDLLRSNTGLLYRIKDSQNAGKMKGSDNQEKLVYQIIEDAGNKGIWSRDIRYKSNLPLTEINKILKNLESKKLIKAVKSVAAETARESKQNPMIQRNSSFASSHEVWKYICELGISKVELSMEDIETILNTLIYDGKVEMTIIAAKEGTVGSVDGHMKLYRAVNPIIPPTGLVRAPCGLCPVFDDCHEGGEISPSNCIYMTEWLEF, via the exons ATGGCTGAGGTGAAGGTGAAGCTGCAGCCGCCCGACGCGGATCCAGTAGAAATAGAAAACAG GATTATAGAATTATGCCACCAGTTCCCTCACGGAATCACAGACCAAGTTATTCAAAATGAAATGCCTCATATAGAAGCTCAGCAGCGGGCAGTGGCAATCAATAGACTGTTGTCTATG ggtCAGTTGGATCTCTTAAGGAGCAATACAGGCCTTCTGTATAGAATAAAGGATTCTCAGAATGCTGG TAAAATGAAGGGATCAGATAACCAAGAAAAACTAGTATATCAGATCATAGAGGATGCAGGAAATAAAG GAATATGGAGCAGAGACATCCGGTATAAAAGTAATTTGCCATTAACAgaaattaacaaaattttaaagaatttggaaAGTAAAAAGCTTATCAAAGCTGTTAAGTCTGTAGCA GCAGAAACAGCCCGAGAAAGCAAACAGAATCCAATGATACAAAGAAATAGTTCATTTGCTTCATCACACGAAGTGTGGAAATATATCTGTGAATTGGGGATCAGTAAG GTAGAGTTGTCCATGGAGGACATTGAAACTATCTTGAATACACTCATATATGATGGGAAAGTGGAGATGACTATCATCGCTGCAAAGGAAGGCACAGTTGGCAGTGTAGACGGACACATGAAACTGTACAGAGCAGTCAATCCAATCATCCCACCTACGGGCTTGGTCCGGGCCCCCTGTGGACTCTGCCCG gtTTTTGACGACTGCCATGAAGGTGGTGAGATTTCACCATCTAACTGTATTTACATGACAGAATGGCTTGAATTTTAA
- the POLR3F gene encoding DNA-directed RNA polymerase III subunit RPC6 isoform X1 gives MAEVKVKLQPPDADPVEIENRIIELCHQFPHGITDQVIQNEMPHIEAQQRAVAINRLLSMGQLDLLRSNTGLLYRIKDSQNAGKMKGSDNQEKLVYQIIEDAGNKGIWSRDIRYKSNLPLTEINKILKNLESKKLIKAVKSVAASKKKVYMLYNLQPDRSVTGGAWYSDQDFESEFVEVLNQQCFKFLQTKAETARESKQNPMIQRNSSFASSHEVWKYICELGISKVELSMEDIETILNTLIYDGKVEMTIIAAKEGTVGSVDGHMKLYRAVNPIIPPTGLVRAPCGLCPVSSRDFMLQLTTSKCKCHITYQQAHPSFLTLRVDQDLLKPPCNLDI, from the exons ATGGCTGAGGTGAAGGTGAAGCTGCAGCCGCCCGACGCGGATCCAGTAGAAATAGAAAACAG GATTATAGAATTATGCCACCAGTTCCCTCACGGAATCACAGACCAAGTTATTCAAAATGAAATGCCTCATATAGAAGCTCAGCAGCGGGCAGTGGCAATCAATAGACTGTTGTCTATG ggtCAGTTGGATCTCTTAAGGAGCAATACAGGCCTTCTGTATAGAATAAAGGATTCTCAGAATGCTGG TAAAATGAAGGGATCAGATAACCAAGAAAAACTAGTATATCAGATCATAGAGGATGCAGGAAATAAAG GAATATGGAGCAGAGACATCCGGTATAAAAGTAATTTGCCATTAACAgaaattaacaaaattttaaagaatttggaaAGTAAAAAGCTTATCAAAGCTGTTAAGTCTGTAGCA GCCTCAAAAAAAAAGGTGTATATGCTCTATAACCTGCAGCCTGACCGGTCTGTGACAGGTGGAGCCTGGTACAGTGACCAGGATTTTGAATCTGAATTTGTAGAGGTGCTTAACCAACAGTGTTTTAAGTTCCTACAAACCAAG GCAGAAACAGCCCGAGAAAGCAAACAGAATCCAATGATACAAAGAAATAGTTCATTTGCTTCATCACACGAAGTGTGGAAATATATCTGTGAATTGGGGATCAGTAAG GTAGAGTTGTCCATGGAGGACATTGAAACTATCTTGAATACACTCATATATGATGGGAAAGTGGAGATGACTATCATCGCTGCAAAGGAAGGCACAGTTGGCAGTGTAGACGGACACATGAAACTGTACAGAGCAGTCAATCCAATCATCCCACCTACGGGCTTGGTCCGGGCCCCCTGTGGACTCTGCCCGGTGAGTTCAAGAGACTTCATGTTACAATTGACTACCTCCAAGTGCAAATGTCACATAACATACCAGCAAGCACACCCCAGTTTTCTGACTCTCAGGGTTGACCAAGATTTACTCAAACCTCCATGTAATCTTGATATTTAA